From a region of the Deltaproteobacteria bacterium genome:
- a CDS encoding clan AA aspartic protease — translation MVGNTNGIVSLRLVHNLPFVSVEISANSRSIILHNVLLDTGSATSVFSADKMVELGLFCAADDNLYVISGIGGEDYVFSKTVDSISIGHLRVTSYEIEIGALDYGFQFDAIIGMNFLRVTNAKIDCENLVLT, via the coding sequence ATGGTTGGGAATACGAATGGCATAGTCTCGTTAAGATTGGTTCATAATCTTCCCTTCGTGTCTGTAGAAATATCGGCAAATAGCCGTTCGATTATACTTCACAACGTACTTCTAGATACAGGTTCAGCAACCAGTGTATTTTCAGCAGATAAGATGGTTGAGCTTGGATTGTTTTGTGCTGCTGATGATAATCTTTATGTAATCTCTGGAATCGGTGGAGAAGATTACGTATTTTCAAAGACAGTAGATTCAATCTCAATCGGACATCTAAGAGTAACTTCCTATGAAATTGAGATCGGTGCATTGGATTATGGTTTTCAGTTTGATGCAATCATTGGAATGAATTTTCTTAGAGTAACCAATGCAAAGATTGATTGTGAAAATTTAGTGCTTACTTAA
- a CDS encoding ATP-binding protein, whose amino-acid sequence MFQRAISNKFKELLHTFRCLSLTGARQVGKTFFLRNFAQETGGTYWSFDDPLVREEANRDALGWLTLNRKAGKPFVIDEAIKCPEIFSAVKITVDREDPVPTQIILASSGNYLLLRQIRESLAGRVVLLKLFTLSWPELHDRSNSRLASLWTPNELVNLKRMRGMAEIDREREQFLLMGGFPEVRARNNLQFTTEWFHQYFATYVLPLAVDLFQIAKQRSFERTFYQLALRTAQLLNYSDIATTCDISSVTVKNYIHYLTAMMLCEEVPQFFPSRIKQLVKSPKLHMLDPALVLASTGVSFSLSTLQDRRLLGPIYESWIYSEIEKASHYESQYLQITTFHTQSQSEVDLILMQNQKMIPIEIKYKKKIARKDLSGIKSWLEAYDEQTPAAYIIYPGHEIQQLGDKIWALPDYFLFGVE is encoded by the coding sequence ATGTTTCAACGTGCCATAAGTAATAAATTTAAGGAGTTATTGCATACTTTTCGCTGCCTATCCCTTACTGGGGCAAGGCAGGTGGGAAAGACATTTTTTCTGCGCAACTTCGCGCAGGAAACTGGTGGAACATATTGGAGTTTCGACGATCCCCTAGTGCGCGAAGAGGCAAATAGAGACGCCCTTGGCTGGTTAACGCTTAACCGCAAGGCAGGCAAGCCATTTGTAATTGACGAGGCTATCAAATGTCCTGAAATATTTAGCGCTGTAAAAATTACCGTCGATCGCGAAGATCCCGTTCCCACGCAAATCATCTTAGCTAGTTCTGGAAACTATCTCTTACTGCGCCAGATAAGAGAATCTTTGGCTGGGCGAGTGGTTTTGTTGAAACTTTTTACACTTTCTTGGCCAGAGCTACATGACAGGTCAAATTCGCGACTGGCAAGTCTGTGGACTCCTAATGAACTAGTCAACTTAAAACGCATGCGCGGGATGGCAGAAATAGATCGCGAGCGAGAGCAATTCTTGCTTATGGGCGGCTTTCCCGAAGTGCGCGCACGAAATAATCTTCAATTTACCACTGAATGGTTTCACCAATATTTTGCTACCTATGTTTTACCGCTGGCAGTCGATTTATTTCAAATTGCTAAACAACGCTCGTTTGAGCGCACCTTTTATCAACTCGCCTTGCGTACCGCGCAACTCTTAAATTACAGCGATATCGCAACGACGTGTGATATTAGCTCAGTTACGGTAAAAAATTACATTCACTACCTAACAGCCATGATGCTATGTGAAGAGGTACCGCAGTTTTTCCCTAGTAGAATTAAACAGCTCGTAAAATCCCCTAAACTTCACATGCTCGACCCCGCGCTCGTTCTTGCAAGCACTGGCGTTTCATTTAGCTTGTCTACCCTACAAGACAGAAGACTCCTTGGACCTATCTACGAAAGCTGGATTTATTCCGAGATTGAAAAAGCAAGCCACTACGAGTCGCAATATCTCCAAATTACGACCTTCCACACCCAAAGCCAATCCGAGGTCGACCTCATCCTCATGCAAAATCAGAAAATGATTCCCATCGAGATTAAATATAAGAAAAAAATTGCGCGAAAGGATCTAAGCGGTATCAAATCTTGGCTGGAGGCCTACGACGAACAAACCCCCGCCGCCTACATCATCTATCCCGGACATGAAATCCAACAACTAGGCGACAAAATCTGGGCCTTGCCGGATTACTTTTTGTTTGGGGTGGAGTGA